In candidate division TA06 bacterium, the following are encoded in one genomic region:
- a CDS encoding T9SS type A sorting domain-containing protein, whose protein sequence is RISYQIPEQLLVRLTIYDIRGRLVKTLVTETQSPSSYMVEWRGDDGFGRPVPAGVYLYRLDAGRWSATKKTVLLR, encoded by the coding sequence CCGCATATCCTACCAGATTCCTGAACAACTCCTTGTCAGGCTGACTATCTACGACATCAGGGGCCGCCTGGTCAAGACCCTCGTAACCGAGACTCAGTCTCCCAGTTCATACATGGTGGAGTGGCGAGGAGACGATGGCTTTGGTCGCCCCGTCCCAGCGGGAGTCTATCTCTACAGGCTGGACGCTGGTCGTTGGTCAGCAACCAAGAAAACCGTCCTGCTGAGATAG